The following are encoded together in the Methylobacterium radiotolerans JCM 2831 genome:
- a CDS encoding TIGR02300 family protein, which translates to MARPDLGTKRVCPTTGRKFYDLGKNPVISPYSGEVVPIAAATSYSRGSAPVVARKEAPSDEEDETEGPELVSLDEVEAEEAEKDTDSNAEDDDALDIEDDGEQVDDDNLVVDEDDDDTSDLVEVNDDDDDQ; encoded by the coding sequence GTGGCGCGTCCGGACCTCGGTACGAAGCGTGTTTGCCCGACGACGGGTAGGAAGTTCTACGACCTCGGCAAGAATCCTGTGATCTCGCCCTATTCAGGCGAGGTCGTGCCGATCGCTGCGGCGACATCGTACTCGCGGGGGAGCGCTCCCGTTGTCGCCCGCAAAGAGGCGCCGAGCGACGAAGAGGATGAGACGGAGGGCCCCGAGCTCGTATCGCTGGACGAGGTCGAGGCTGAAGAGGCCGAGAAAGACACGGACAGCAATGCTGAAGACGATGACGCTCTCGATATCGAAGACGACGGTGAGCAAGTCGACGATGACAACCTCGTCGTCGATGAGGACGATGACGACACAAGCGATCTCGTCGAAGTCAACGATGACGATGACGATCAATAG
- a CDS encoding cold-shock protein yields the protein MATGTVKWFNETKGYGFIQPDDGGKDVFVHISAVERAGLRSLNEGQKIAYDVEADRRSGKESAANLKAG from the coding sequence ATGGCTACAGGCACCGTGAAGTGGTTCAACGAGACCAAGGGCTACGGATTCATCCAACCCGACGATGGCGGCAAGGACGTGTTCGTTCACATCTCGGCCGTCGAGCGTGCGGGCCTTCGCTCCCTCAACGAGGGTCAGAAGATCGCCTATGACGTCGAGGCGGACCGCCGCAGCGGCAAGGAGAGCGCCGCCAACCTGAAGGCGGGCTGA